One part of the Deltaproteobacteria bacterium genome encodes these proteins:
- a CDS encoding amidohydrolase family protein — MPRPLVVDADSHKCENPPVLFDYLDAPQRERLRFVRDRYGEQRFELRDRDMRTGELVWRTFLQPEGYAKGTFRPYHEETTHGGLFNRVRLEHMDREGVDHQVIYGSVALAFNSLGDAELASALCRAYNDYIADDCAPYAARLHPVAHVALQDPAEAIAELRRCVLEKGFVGVALPPSLPAPHPDAPEAFPRIRVPKHLSHADFAPLLAEAERLDVALGIHAAPGMYLAGGSSDQLDSFTLVHVFANRSMQQMALARLLFDGTLDAHPKLRVGFLEAGVGWLPDLLHNLHEHWEKRVRDFDPSVEPSVAEFLLEFARERDARGQRGFVRKARQLLAIFSPRRGEDASPAEVAAFRNEHPNLRGDPLAALARRQLFFTYEPDDPAPSYLRAALGEAGERVCGLAIDYGHWDATLKDCVALARRAAGGDDAYAARLLGENALAFYG; from the coding sequence ATGCCGCGACCGCTCGTCGTCGACGCCGACAGCCACAAGTGTGAGAACCCGCCGGTTCTGTTCGACTACCTCGACGCTCCGCAGCGCGAGCGGCTGCGCTTCGTGCGGGATCGCTATGGCGAGCAGCGCTTCGAGCTGCGCGATCGCGACATGCGCACGGGCGAGCTCGTGTGGCGCACGTTCCTGCAGCCCGAGGGCTACGCGAAGGGAACGTTCCGCCCGTATCACGAAGAGACGACGCACGGCGGGCTCTTCAACCGCGTTCGCCTCGAGCACATGGATCGCGAGGGTGTCGACCACCAAGTCATCTATGGCTCGGTCGCGCTGGCCTTCAACTCATTAGGGGACGCCGAGCTCGCGAGCGCGCTGTGCCGCGCCTACAACGACTACATCGCGGACGACTGCGCGCCGTACGCAGCGCGCCTGCATCCCGTCGCGCACGTCGCGCTGCAGGATCCCGCCGAAGCGATCGCCGAGCTGCGGCGCTGCGTGCTCGAGAAGGGCTTCGTCGGCGTCGCGCTTCCGCCGAGCCTGCCCGCACCGCATCCCGATGCGCCGGAGGCGTTCCCGCGCATCCGCGTGCCGAAGCACCTCTCGCACGCGGACTTCGCGCCGCTGCTCGCGGAGGCGGAGCGGCTCGATGTCGCGCTGGGCATCCACGCCGCGCCAGGCATGTATCTCGCGGGCGGCAGCTCGGATCAGCTCGACAGCTTCACGCTCGTCCACGTCTTCGCGAATCGCTCGATGCAGCAGATGGCCCTCGCGCGCCTGCTCTTCGACGGCACGCTCGACGCGCATCCGAAGCTCCGCGTCGGCTTCCTCGAAGCGGGCGTGGGCTGGCTGCCCGACCTGCTGCACAACCTGCACGAGCACTGGGAGAAGCGCGTTCGCGACTTCGACCCGAGCGTCGAGCCGAGCGTCGCGGAGTTCCTGCTCGAGTTCGCGCGCGAGCGGGACGCGCGCGGGCAGCGCGGTTTCGTGCGCAAGGCGCGGCAGCTGCTCGCGATCTTCTCGCCGCGCCGCGGCGAGGACGCCTCGCCCGCCGAGGTGGCAGCCTTCCGCAACGAGCACCCGAACCTGCGCGGCGATCCGCTCGCAGCGCTCGCGCGCCGGCAGCTCTTTTTCACGTACGAGCCTGACGACCCCGCGCCCTCTTATCTGCGCGCCGCGCTCGGCGAAGCCGGTGAGCGCGTGTGCGGGCTCGCGATCGATTACGGGCACTGGGACGCGACGCTGAAGGACTGCGTCGCGCTCGCGAGGCGCGCTGCCGGCGGCGACGACGCCTATGCCGCGCGCTTGTTAGGCGAGAACGCGCTCGCGTTCTACGGCTAA
- a CDS encoding response regulator translates to MARKFRTALVVEDDATLRTSIASFLRSRDMRVVTAGSVSEALAQLRGRPDVVVLDVMLPDGDAFRVLEQAAVIAPAPIRVAMSGAATPEESFRLAKLGVRQFLQKPTSLERIWEAICAAAEEPPELAPVVQEAVGQMPLKDLVNGVWDEAIRQALAISKGNRTRAARILQVTRQAVQQMLRQPAKR, encoded by the coding sequence GTGGCCCGCAAGTTCCGAACCGCTCTCGTTGTCGAAGACGACGCGACGCTGAGGACCTCGATCGCGAGCTTCCTGCGCAGCCGCGACATGCGGGTCGTCACCGCGGGGAGCGTGAGCGAGGCACTGGCGCAGTTGCGCGGGCGCCCCGACGTGGTCGTGCTCGACGTGATGCTGCCGGACGGCGATGCGTTCCGCGTGCTCGAGCAGGCCGCGGTGATTGCGCCGGCGCCGATTCGCGTGGCGATGTCTGGCGCCGCGACGCCCGAGGAATCCTTCCGGCTCGCCAAGCTCGGCGTGCGGCAGTTCTTGCAGAAGCCGACCTCGCTCGAGCGAATCTGGGAAGCCATCTGCGCGGCGGCGGAGGAGCCCCCGGAGCTCGCCCCTGTCGTTCAGGAAGCCGTCGGCCAGATGCCGCTCAAGGATCTCGTCAACGGCGTGTGGGACGAGGCGATCCGGCAGGCCCTCGCGATCTCGAAGGGCAATCGCACGCGCGCCGCGCGCATCCTCCAGGTGACGCGCCAGGCCGTGCAGCAGATGCTGCGCCAGCCGGCCAAGCGCTAG